From a single Piliocolobus tephrosceles isolate RC106 chromosome 21, ASM277652v3, whole genome shotgun sequence genomic region:
- the ZNF781 gene encoding LOW QUALITY PROTEIN: zinc finger protein 781 (The sequence of the model RefSeq protein was modified relative to this genomic sequence to represent the inferred CDS: deleted 1 base in 1 codon; substituted 1 base at 1 genomic stop codon), producing the protein MENNRKSQKFLPQESCFGNDWKCKGLFKRQQETKEEYFRHVTVPFEKILSEFIQPTSFLLNQIIHTGKNLSEHKKCENLTQQGRICVSDKLDEMYGNASVFYTNHMKHQILLQRNAIYLKNVAKAACNFQLTQYQITHANXKPYECQICGKPIRKHAHLTQHNQIHTGEKPYECKECGKAFICCSTLIQHKRTHTNEKPYECLECRKMFRWSAHLIRHQRIHTGERPYTCKQCWKAFASVSDLIDIRKFTLVRDFTNVKNVGRHLTVAQLLFSIREFTLVRSPLNVRNVAKHSIITQHLLNIRELILMRNLMNVKNVKRLLGKVHILLNIKELILVRNHMSVRNVGRLSLVLLTLTDIREFTLVKNPMNVNNVVKPLIIAQLLFNTREFTLVRSLMNVSSVGKLLYPVQHLFNIREHILMKNLINVRNARRPSSRLHI; encoded by the exons atggaaaataatagaaagagtCAGAAGTTCTTGCCTCAGGAATCTTGTTTTGGAAATGattggaaatgcaaaggactCTTTAAGAGACAACAGGAAACTAAAGAGGAATATTTCAGGCATGTAACTGtgccatttgaaaaaatattgtcTGAATTCATCCAGCCTACATCTTTTCTTCTAAATCAAATAATTCATACTGGAAAGAACCTCTCTGAacataaaaaatgtgaaaatcttaCTCAACAGGGAAGAATTTGTGTCAGTGACAAGCTTGATGAAATGTATGGCAATGCCTCTGTATTTTACACAAATCATATGAAACATCAAATTTTACTGCAAAGAAAtgcaatatatttaaagaatgtggcaaaggcTGCTTGTAACTTTCAACTAACTCAATATCAAATAACTCATGCTAAttagaaaccctatgaatgtcaGATATGTGGAAAGCCCATAAGAAAGCATGCCCACCTTACCCAACATAATCAAATTCACACTGGTGAGAAACCATATGAATGCAAAGAATGTGGGAAAGCGTTTATCTGTTGTTCAACATTGATTCAACATAAGAGAACTCATACTAatgagaaaccctatgaatgtctGGAATGTAGAAAGATGTTTAGGTGGAGTGCACATCTTATTCGACatcaaagaattcatactggTGAGAGACCTTATACATGTAAGCAATGTTGGAAGGCCTTTGCTTCTGTTTCTGAT TTAATAGACATCAGAAAATTCACACTGGTGAGAGACTTTAcgaatgtaaagaatgtgggaagGCATTTAACAGTTGCTCAACTCTTATTCagcatcagagaattcacactggtGAGAAGCCCtttgaatgtaaggaatgtggcaaagcattcaataaTTACTCAACACTTACTCAACATCAGAGAACTCATACTAATGAGAAATCTTATGAATGTCAAGAATGTAAAAAGGCTTTTAGGCAAAGTGCACATCTTACTCAACATCAAAGAACTCATACTGGTGAGAAACCATATGAGTGTAAGGAATGTGGGGAGGCTTTCACTTGTGCTTCTGACTTTAACagacatcagagaattcacactggtgaaaaaccctatgaatgtaaacaatgtggtaaAGCCTTTAATAATTGCTCAGCTCTTATTCAACaccagagaattcacactggTGAGAAGCCTTATGAATGTAAGCAGTGTGGGAAAGCTTTTATATCCTGTTCAACACTTGTTCAACATCAGAGAACACATACTAATGAAAAACCTTATAAATGTCAGGAATGCAAGAAGGCCTTCAAGCAGACTGCACATCTAA